The Streptomyces sp. NBC_01268 genome window below encodes:
- the rsmG gene encoding 16S rRNA (guanine(527)-N(7))-methyltransferase RsmG produces the protein MTEAAELPQAPEQARTVFGEYFPEAVRYAELLADAGVKRGLIGPREVPRLWERHILNCAVLSEVVPEGVTVCDVGSGAGLPGIPLALVRRDLKITLLEPLLRRTNFLQEVVELLGLDHVTVVRGRAEEMLGKLPPVHVVTARAVAPLDRLAGWGVPLLRPYGEMLALKGDTAEEEINGARAALSKLGVVGTSVVQVGEGIVDPLSTVVRVEVGESPGGVRFAAKRAKAARTSRPRRGGR, from the coding sequence GTGACGGAGGCAGCGGAGCTTCCCCAGGCGCCGGAGCAGGCGCGGACGGTCTTCGGTGAGTACTTTCCGGAGGCGGTGCGCTACGCGGAGCTTCTCGCGGACGCGGGGGTCAAGCGCGGCCTGATCGGCCCCCGTGAGGTTCCCCGGTTGTGGGAGCGCCACATCCTGAACTGCGCCGTGCTCTCCGAGGTCGTCCCCGAGGGCGTCACGGTGTGCGACGTCGGCTCGGGCGCCGGCCTGCCCGGCATCCCGCTGGCGCTCGTGCGCCGGGACCTGAAGATCACGCTCCTCGAGCCGCTGCTGCGCCGGACGAACTTCCTCCAGGAGGTCGTCGAGCTGCTCGGCCTCGACCACGTGACGGTGGTCCGTGGCCGCGCCGAGGAGATGCTCGGCAAGCTGCCGCCCGTGCACGTCGTCACCGCCCGGGCCGTCGCCCCGCTCGACCGGCTGGCCGGCTGGGGCGTTCCGCTGTTGCGTCCCTACGGCGAGATGCTCGCGCTCAAGGGAGACACGGCGGAGGAGGAGATCAACGGCGCCCGCGCCGCCCTGTCCAAGCTGGGCGTGGTGGGCACCTCCGTCGTGCAGGTGGGCGAGGGGATCGTCGATCCGCTGTCCACGGTCGTCCGGGTCGAGGTCGGCGAGAGCCCGGGCGGTGTGAGGTTCGCCGCCAAGCGGGCCAAGGCGGCCAGGACCAGTCGGCCCCGCCGTGGCGGCCGCTGA
- a CDS encoding ParA family protein, which produces MAGSVHREPEAEESESLRSDANIAGPMTDPVPGPRTESAGEDVSRETPPPMDDTPIGRAAQLAVEALGRAGEGLPRPAQTRVMVVANQKGGVGKTTTTVNLAASLALHGARVLVIDLDPQGNASTALGIDHHAEVPSIYDVLVESRPLSEVVQPVQDVEGLFCAPATIDLAGAEIELVSLVARESRLQRAIQAYEQPLDYILIDCPPSLGLLTVNAMVAGAEVLIPIQCEYYALEGLGQLLRNVELVRGHLNPGLHVSTILLTMYDGRTRLASQVADEVRTHFGKEVLRTSIPRSVRISEAPSYGQTVLTYDPGSSGALSYLEAAREIALRGVDVQYDATHAHTGQPAMGHQNNQRMSEGIQ; this is translated from the coding sequence ATGGCAGGCTCTGTGCATCGCGAGCCTGAAGCCGAGGAGAGTGAATCCTTGCGGTCCGACGCCAACATCGCGGGACCGATGACCGATCCGGTCCCCGGTCCCCGAACCGAATCGGCGGGGGAGGATGTTTCACGTGAAACACCGCCCCCGATGGACGACACCCCCATTGGTCGTGCAGCCCAGCTGGCCGTAGAGGCCTTGGGCCGTGCGGGTGAGGGGCTTCCCCGGCCTGCCCAGACCCGCGTGATGGTGGTCGCCAACCAGAAGGGCGGCGTGGGCAAGACGACCACGACGGTCAACCTTGCCGCCTCCCTCGCCCTGCACGGTGCCCGTGTCCTGGTCATCGACCTCGACCCGCAGGGCAATGCCTCCACGGCGCTCGGCATCGATCACCACGCCGAGGTCCCCTCGATCTACGACGTCCTCGTGGAGAGCAGGCCGCTCTCCGAGGTCGTCCAGCCGGTCCAGGACGTCGAGGGCCTCTTCTGTGCCCCGGCCACCATCGATCTCGCCGGTGCCGAGATCGAGCTGGTGTCGCTGGTGGCACGCGAGAGCCGCCTGCAGCGTGCGATCCAGGCGTACGAGCAGCCGCTCGACTACATCCTGATCGACTGCCCGCCGTCGCTGGGCCTGCTCACGGTCAACGCCATGGTGGCGGGGGCCGAGGTGCTGATCCCCATCCAGTGCGAGTACTACGCGCTGGAGGGCCTGGGCCAGCTCCTGCGGAACGTCGAGCTGGTGCGCGGGCACCTCAACCCCGGGCTGCACGTCTCGACGATCCTGCTCACCATGTACGACGGCCGGACGAGGCTCGCCTCGCAGGTGGCCGACGAGGTGCGCACCCACTTCGGCAAGGAGGTGCTGCGGACCAGCATCCCGCGATCCGTGCGCATCTCCGAAGCGCCGAGCTACGGGCAGACCGTCCTCACCTACGACCCGGGCTCCAGCGGTGCCCTGTCGTACCTGGAGGCGGCGCGCGAGATCGCCCTGCGCGGGGTCGACGTCCAGTACGACGCCACGCATGCCCACACCGGTCAGCCGGCCATGGGCCACCAGAACAACCAGCGAATGTCGGAGGGGATCCAGTGA
- a CDS encoding ParB/RepB/Spo0J family partition protein, with translation MSERRRGLGRGLGALIPAAPQERQVPAVAVGGQATGSPSALPALGSERGVAAAKLATLPASPQSPDSMVPTPAPEPEVLPESPAGAHFAELPLDFITPNPRQPREVFDEDALAELVTSIKEVGLLQPVVVRQLGAERYELIMGERRWRACREAGLERIPAIVRATEDEKLLLDALLENLHRAQLNPLEEAAAYDQLLKDFHCTHDQLADRIGRSRPQVSNTLRLLRLSPPVQRRVAAGVLSAGHARALLSVDDPETQDKLAYRIVAEGLSVRAVEEIVTLMGSEPSSPVKPKGPRAGARVSPALNQLATRLSDRFETRVKVDLGQKKGKIVVEFASMEDLDRILSTLAPGEGRVMDQGNTEQAEQDGQDSEG, from the coding sequence GTGAGCGAGCGACGTAGGGGGCTGGGACGCGGGCTCGGTGCCCTGATCCCCGCTGCTCCCCAGGAGCGACAGGTGCCGGCCGTGGCCGTGGGAGGCCAGGCGACCGGGTCCCCCAGTGCCCTTCCGGCGCTCGGTTCGGAGCGGGGGGTGGCGGCGGCGAAGCTGGCGACCCTTCCCGCGAGCCCGCAGTCGCCCGATTCCATGGTGCCGACGCCGGCCCCCGAGCCCGAGGTCCTGCCGGAGTCCCCCGCCGGGGCGCACTTCGCGGAGCTGCCCCTGGACTTCATCACCCCCAACCCGCGCCAGCCGCGTGAGGTGTTCGACGAGGACGCCCTGGCCGAGCTCGTCACCTCCATCAAGGAGGTGGGTCTGCTCCAGCCCGTCGTCGTGCGCCAGCTGGGTGCCGAGCGCTACGAGCTCATCATGGGTGAGCGCCGCTGGCGGGCCTGCCGCGAGGCCGGTCTGGAGCGCATCCCCGCGATCGTGCGGGCCACCGAGGACGAGAAGCTGCTGCTCGACGCCCTCCTGGAGAACCTGCACCGGGCGCAGCTGAACCCGCTGGAAGAGGCGGCAGCCTACGACCAGCTCCTCAAGGACTTCCACTGCACCCACGACCAGCTGGCCGACCGGATCGGGCGTTCGCGCCCCCAGGTCTCCAACACGCTGCGTCTGCTGCGTCTCTCCCCGCCGGTGCAGCGCCGGGTCGCCGCTGGAGTCCTCTCCGCCGGCCACGCCCGCGCCCTGCTCTCCGTGGACGACCCCGAGACGCAGGACAAGCTGGCGTACCGGATCGTGGCCGAGGGACTGTCGGTGCGGGCGGTCGAGGAGATCGTCACGCTGATGGGCTCGGAGCCCTCCTCGCCGGTCAAGCCGAAGGGTCCGCGGGCAGGGGCCCGGGTCTCCCCGGCCCTGAACCAGCTGGCGACCCGTCTCTCGGACCGCTTCGAGACCCGGGTGAAGGTCGATCTGGGCCAGAAGAAGGGCAAGATCGTCGTCGAGTTCGCCTCGATGGAGGACCTGGACCGGATCCTGTCGACGCTCGCCCCCGGCGAGGGACGCGTGATGGACCAGGGAAACACCGAGCAGGCCGAGCAGGACGGGCAGGACTCCGAGGGCTGA
- a CDS encoding GNAT family N-acetyltransferase, whose amino-acid sequence MGRRLVPLTLDNLPDLPKRCRSCVFWELDPVSGEAAVKAGRPELEKEAWISAVLLEWGSCGRVVYVDEVPVGYVLYAPPAYVPRATAFPTSPVSADAAQLMTAWIMPGYQGQGLGRMMVQTVAKDLLRRGFKAIEAFGDARWKEPACVLPADHLLAVGFKTVRPHHAFPRLRLELRTTLSWKEDVELALDRLLGAVQKEPALRPL is encoded by the coding sequence GTGGGGCGTCGGCTCGTACCGCTCACCTTGGACAACCTTCCGGATCTCCCGAAGCGGTGCCGCTCCTGTGTCTTCTGGGAGCTCGATCCGGTGAGTGGAGAGGCCGCCGTGAAGGCCGGCCGGCCGGAGTTGGAGAAGGAGGCGTGGATCTCCGCCGTGCTCCTGGAATGGGGATCCTGCGGCCGGGTGGTCTATGTCGACGAGGTACCGGTCGGCTATGTGCTGTACGCGCCTCCGGCGTATGTGCCCCGGGCCACCGCCTTCCCCACCAGTCCGGTCTCCGCGGACGCCGCTCAGCTGATGACGGCCTGGATCATGCCGGGCTACCAGGGCCAGGGGCTCGGGCGGATGATGGTGCAGACCGTGGCGAAGGATCTGTTGCGGCGGGGCTTCAAGGCGATCGAGGCGTTCGGCGACGCCCGCTGGAAGGAGCCGGCCTGTGTCCTGCCGGCTGATCATCTGCTGGCGGTGGGATTCAAGACCGTGCGGCCGCACCACGCGTTCCCGCGGCTGAGGTTGGAGCTGAGGACGACGCTCTCCTGGAAGGAAGACGTCGAGCTGGCCCTGGACCGGCTGCTGGGAGCCGTACAGAAGGAGCCGGCGCTCCGGCCCCTGTGA
- the trxA gene encoding thioredoxin has protein sequence MAGALKNVTDADFDEVVLKSGKPVLVDFWAAWCGPCRQIAPSLEAIATEHGEKIEVVKLNIDENPATAAKYGVMSIPTLNVYQGGEVVKTIVGAKPKAAIERDLNDFIGQ, from the coding sequence GTGGCCGGCGCCCTGAAGAACGTGACCGACGCTGACTTCGACGAGGTCGTCCTCAAGAGCGGCAAGCCCGTGCTGGTGGACTTCTGGGCCGCGTGGTGCGGGCCGTGCCGCCAGATCGCCCCGTCGCTGGAGGCCATCGCCACCGAGCACGGCGAGAAGATCGAGGTCGTCAAGCTCAACATCGACGAGAACCCGGCCACGGCCGCCAAGTACGGCGTCATGTCCATCCCGACCCTGAACGTCTACCAGGGCGGCGAGGTCGTGAAGACGATCGTCGGTGCGAAGCCCAAGGCCGCGATCGAGCGCGACCTGAACGACTTCATCGGCCAGTAA
- the trxB gene encoding thioredoxin-disulfide reductase, whose product MSDVRNVIIIGSGPAGYTAALYTARASLNPLVFEGAVTAGGALMNTTDVENFPGFRDGIMGPDLMDNMRAQAERFGAELVPDDVVAVDLTGDIKTVTDTAGTVHRAKAVIVTTGSQHRKLGLPNEDTLSGRGVSWCATCDGFFFKDHDIAVVGGGDTAIEEATFLSRFAKSVTIVHRRDSLRASKAMQERAFADPKIKFAWDNEVAEIHGEQKLSGLTLRNTKTGETSELPVTGLFIAVGHDPRTELFKGQLELDEEGYLKVEAPSTRTNLTGVFGAGDVVDHTYRQAITAAGTGCSAALDAERFLAALADSEKLAETPAV is encoded by the coding sequence GTGAGCGACGTCCGTAACGTGATCATCATCGGCTCCGGGCCCGCGGGTTACACCGCTGCGCTCTACACAGCCCGCGCGTCGCTGAACCCGCTCGTCTTCGAAGGCGCGGTCACCGCCGGTGGCGCCCTGATGAACACGACCGACGTGGAGAACTTCCCCGGGTTCCGTGACGGCATCATGGGCCCGGACCTGATGGACAACATGCGTGCCCAGGCGGAGCGCTTCGGCGCCGAGCTCGTTCCGGACGATGTCGTCGCCGTGGACCTCACCGGTGACATCAAGACCGTGACCGACACCGCCGGCACCGTGCACCGCGCGAAGGCCGTCATCGTCACCACCGGCTCCCAGCACCGCAAGCTCGGCCTGCCGAACGAGGACACCCTCTCCGGCCGCGGTGTCTCCTGGTGCGCCACCTGCGACGGCTTCTTCTTCAAGGACCACGACATCGCCGTCGTCGGCGGCGGCGACACCGCGATCGAGGAGGCCACCTTCCTCTCGCGCTTCGCCAAGTCGGTCACCATCGTGCACCGCCGTGACTCCCTGCGCGCCTCCAAGGCGATGCAGGAGCGCGCCTTCGCCGACCCGAAGATCAAGTTCGCCTGGGACAACGAGGTGGCCGAGATCCACGGCGAGCAGAAGCTCAGCGGTCTGACCCTGCGCAACACCAAGACCGGCGAGACCAGCGAGCTTCCGGTGACGGGCCTCTTCATCGCCGTGGGCCACGACCCGCGCACGGAGCTCTTCAAGGGCCAGCTGGAGCTGGACGAGGAGGGCTACCTGAAGGTCGAAGCCCCGTCCACGCGCACCAACCTCACGGGTGTCTTCGGTGCGGGCGATGTCGTCGACCACACCTACCGCCAGGCGATCACCGCCGCCGGCACCGGCTGCTCGGCCGCGCTCGACGCCGAGCGCTTCCTGGCCGCTCTCGCCGACAGCGAGAAGCTGGCCGAGACCCCCGCGGTCTGA
- the sigM gene encoding RNA polymerase sigma factor SigM — MDDAIRDERSDQELLACHVAGDQDAFGELVRRHRDRLWAVALRTLGDREEAADAVQDALVSAFRAAHTFRGQSAVTTWLHRITVNACLDRVRKAASRRTSPVDDTERFEQLLEPHESAEAPAERQDLHRQLLAALATLPAEQRAALVLVDMQGYPVAEAARVLDVPTGTVKSRCARGRARLLPMLTHLRGDTVGNESPDRGRNRTPGTSVPPVPGPTETGPSNPAAVKGGGGRA; from the coding sequence TTGGACGACGCCATACGCGACGAGCGCAGCGACCAGGAACTCCTGGCCTGCCATGTGGCCGGCGATCAGGACGCCTTCGGTGAGCTCGTACGCCGCCACCGGGACCGGTTGTGGGCGGTGGCCCTGCGGACGCTCGGCGACCGCGAGGAGGCCGCTGACGCCGTCCAGGACGCCCTCGTGTCGGCGTTCCGGGCCGCCCACACCTTCCGGGGCCAGTCGGCCGTCACGACCTGGCTCCACCGCATCACCGTGAACGCCTGTCTCGACCGGGTGCGCAAGGCGGCCTCACGCCGTACCTCCCCGGTGGACGACACCGAGCGGTTCGAGCAGCTCCTCGAACCGCACGAGTCCGCCGAGGCCCCCGCCGAGCGCCAGGATCTGCACCGCCAGCTCCTGGCGGCCCTCGCCACGCTCCCCGCCGAGCAGCGTGCCGCCCTCGTCCTGGTCGACATGCAGGGATACCCGGTGGCCGAGGCCGCCCGGGTCCTCGATGTCCCCACCGGCACGGTGAAGAGCCGCTGTGCGCGCGGACGGGCCAGACTCCTTCCGATGCTCACTCATCTGCGCGGTGACACGGTGGGTAACGAGAGCCCCGACCGGGGAAGGAACCGGACGCCGGGGACATCCGTCCCACCGGTGCCGGGACCGACGGAGACCGGACCGAGCAATCCAGCTGCTGTGAAGGGCGGAGGTGGGCGCGCGTGA
- a CDS encoding protein kinase family protein, with translation MAERSTAAVDVADNSGDDPLTAKADKAATDGVAEAQKKAVTTAEATENKAGEPKSGEQPSITAPELHSGHKLARRYRLEECVTRLDGFSSWRAVDEKLRRAVGVHILPADHPRARSVLAAARSAALLGDPRFVQVLDAVEENDLVYVVHEWLPDSTELTALLATGPMEPHDAYQLVSQVSQAMAAAHREGLSHLRLTPSAVLRSSTGQYRIRGLAVNAALRGISADRPQRTDTEAIGALLYAALTQRWPYDNDAYGLSGLPKGVGLLAPDQVRAGVHRGLSEIAMRALANDGATASRQEPPCTTPDELAKAVAAMPRIRPPEPVFPLPAPPEYQRTTYQQGTYGRPQPHPQVTQPVVLPPPPLQSRAGKALKWAVSALLIAALGLGSWQIADRLLNQPKDPDTPQVTQPQTGEDEKDKPNGKPVAIVGAHDFDPQGDGAENPDQIQNAYDGDPSTSWPTMRYDGYSKFGRLKAGVGIVLDLGKAQQVAKVDVTFQGSTSVELRTAPESASSQPDKLGGFAGQASGHGSQVSLTPAKPVMTRYVLVWLTDLPAGGGGYKGQISDIKITS, from the coding sequence GTGGCGGAACGTAGCACGGCTGCCGTCGACGTGGCCGACAACAGCGGTGACGACCCGCTGACCGCCAAGGCGGACAAGGCCGCGACCGACGGGGTGGCGGAAGCGCAGAAGAAGGCGGTCACGACCGCCGAGGCCACGGAGAACAAGGCGGGCGAACCAAAGAGCGGCGAACAGCCCTCCATCACGGCACCGGAACTGCACAGCGGCCACAAGCTGGCCAGGCGCTACCGGTTGGAGGAGTGCGTCACCCGACTGGACGGATTCAGCAGCTGGCGTGCCGTGGACGAGAAACTCCGCCGCGCCGTCGGCGTGCACATCCTGCCCGCCGACCACCCGAGAGCACGCTCGGTGCTGGCCGCGGCCCGTTCCGCTGCGCTGCTCGGCGATCCGCGGTTCGTCCAGGTCCTCGACGCCGTCGAGGAGAACGACCTCGTGTACGTCGTGCACGAGTGGCTGCCCGACTCCACCGAGCTGACCGCGCTCCTGGCCACCGGGCCGATGGAGCCGCACGACGCCTACCAGTTGGTCAGCCAGGTCTCCCAGGCCATGGCCGCGGCACACCGCGAGGGCCTCTCGCACCTCCGGCTCACGCCGAGCGCCGTGCTGCGCAGCTCCACCGGCCAGTACCGGATCCGCGGTCTCGCCGTGAACGCCGCCCTGCGCGGCATCAGCGCCGACCGGCCGCAGCGCACCGACACCGAGGCGATCGGCGCCCTGCTCTACGCCGCGCTCACCCAGCGCTGGCCGTACGACAACGACGCCTACGGCCTCTCGGGGCTCCCCAAGGGCGTCGGGCTGCTCGCGCCCGACCAGGTGCGCGCGGGTGTCCACCGCGGCCTCTCCGAGATCGCCATGCGCGCCCTGGCGAACGACGGGGCCACCGCCTCGCGCCAGGAGCCGCCCTGCACCACCCCGGACGAGCTCGCGAAGGCGGTGGCGGCGATGCCGCGCATCCGCCCGCCGGAGCCGGTGTTCCCGCTCCCGGCGCCGCCCGAGTACCAGCGCACGACCTACCAGCAGGGCACGTACGGGCGCCCCCAGCCGCACCCGCAGGTCACCCAGCCGGTCGTGCTCCCGCCGCCGCCGCTGCAGAGCCGTGCCGGCAAGGCGCTGAAGTGGGCCGTCTCCGCCCTGCTGATCGCCGCCCTGGGCCTGGGCAGCTGGCAGATCGCGGACCGGCTCCTCAACCAGCCGAAGGACCCGGACACCCCGCAGGTCACCCAGCCGCAGACCGGCGAGGACGAGAAGGACAAGCCGAACGGCAAGCCCGTAGCGATCGTCGGCGCGCACGACTTCGACCCGCAGGGCGACGGCGCGGAGAACCCGGACCAGATACAGAACGCGTACGACGGCGACCCGAGCACCTCGTGGCCGACGATGCGTTACGACGGGTACTCGAAGTTCGGCCGCTTGAAGGCCGGCGTGGGCATCGTCCTGGACCTCGGCAAGGCCCAGCAGGTCGCCAAGGTCGACGTGACGTTCCAGGGCAGCACCTCGGTCGAACTGCGGACGGCGCCCGAGAGTGCCTCGTCCCAGCCCGACAAGCTCGGGGGCTTCGCCGGGCAGGCTTCGGGGCACGGTTCACAGGTGTCGCTCACTCCGGCCAAGCCGGTCATGACGCGCTACGTGCTCGTCTGGCTGACCGACCTGCCGGCCGGTGGGGGCGGCTACAAGGGACAGATCTCGGACATCAAGATCACCAGTTGA
- the murJ gene encoding murein biosynthesis integral membrane protein MurJ gives MNAPYDGDRGQAAGGTAPAGGTPAAPAPGPMPVPPPQQPAPDPYAPNEQNPYAQDPYVQDAYAQDPYQGRDLSAQDPVSEALYDRAAHPPPPPGTYAEPQPLYQQPAAPAHAPDPRVWAQTPAPEPDGPSRHLPYGDDARTVQFTGVDDLVTRAGEDAPETDAFAHLYRDQQTPGQVPPPSTEPDPMPAPAPKKSGRASGLLKSSAVMAAGTLVSRLTGFVRSLVITGALGAALLGDTFTVAYTLPTMIYILTVGGGLNSVFVPQLVRSMKNDEDGGEAYANRLLTLVMVALGAIVAIAVFAAPVLIRLMSNTIADDAAANSVAVTFARYCLPTIFFMGVHVVMGQILNARGKFGAMMWTPVLNNIVMIATFGLFIWVYGTSAESHMGVQTIPDEGVRLLGIGTLLGLVVQALAMIPYLRETGFRFRPRFDWKGHGLGKTVKLAKWTVLFVLANQAGVLVVTQLATAAGEESGKNGAGFLAYSNAQLIWGMPQAIITVSVMAALLPRISRAASDNDPGAVRDDISQGLRNSAVAIVPVSFAFLALGVPMCTLLYASSGVQAAQGMGFILMAFGLGLIPYSVQYVVLRGFYAYEDTRTPFYNTVIVAAVNAAASAVCYVVLPAQWAVVGMAASYGLAYMVGVGVAWRRLRNRLGGDLDGAHVMRTYARLCLASLPAAIVAGAVGFGLLKVLGEGALGSLVALLVGGAVLLGVFFVAAKRMRIAELNSMVGMVRGRLGR, from the coding sequence ATGAACGCGCCGTACGACGGTGACCGCGGTCAGGCCGCGGGCGGCACCGCGCCCGCCGGTGGGACGCCCGCGGCACCGGCACCCGGCCCCATGCCGGTGCCGCCGCCGCAGCAGCCCGCGCCTGACCCGTACGCACCGAACGAGCAGAACCCGTACGCCCAGGATCCGTACGTCCAGGACGCCTACGCCCAGGACCCGTACCAGGGCCGGGACCTCTCCGCGCAGGACCCGGTGTCCGAGGCGCTCTACGACCGCGCTGCGCACCCGCCGCCCCCGCCCGGCACCTACGCGGAGCCCCAGCCGCTCTACCAGCAGCCGGCCGCGCCCGCGCACGCTCCGGACCCCCGGGTGTGGGCGCAGACCCCGGCGCCCGAGCCCGACGGGCCCTCGCGGCACCTGCCGTACGGCGACGACGCCCGCACGGTCCAGTTCACCGGTGTCGACGACCTGGTGACCCGGGCGGGGGAGGACGCGCCGGAGACGGACGCCTTCGCCCACCTGTACCGGGACCAGCAGACGCCCGGCCAGGTACCTCCGCCCTCGACGGAGCCGGACCCCATGCCCGCGCCCGCCCCGAAGAAGTCCGGCCGCGCCTCCGGCCTGCTCAAGTCGAGCGCCGTGATGGCCGCCGGCACCCTCGTCTCCCGCCTCACCGGCTTCGTCCGCAGCCTCGTGATCACCGGCGCTCTCGGCGCCGCCCTGCTCGGTGACACCTTCACCGTCGCCTACACCCTGCCGACGATGATCTACATCCTCACCGTGGGCGGCGGTCTCAACTCGGTCTTCGTACCGCAGCTGGTCCGCTCGATGAAGAACGACGAGGACGGCGGCGAGGCCTACGCCAACCGCCTGCTGACCCTCGTGATGGTCGCGCTCGGCGCGATCGTCGCCATCGCCGTCTTCGCGGCCCCCGTGCTGATCCGGCTGATGTCGAACACCATCGCCGACGACGCGGCGGCCAACAGCGTCGCCGTCACCTTCGCCCGCTACTGCCTGCCCACGATCTTCTTCATGGGTGTGCACGTGGTGATGGGTCAGATCCTCAACGCCCGCGGCAAGTTCGGCGCGATGATGTGGACCCCGGTCCTCAACAACATCGTCATGATCGCCACGTTCGGCCTGTTCATCTGGGTCTACGGCACCTCCGCCGAGTCCCACATGGGTGTCCAGACCATCCCCGACGAGGGTGTGCGGCTGCTCGGTATCGGCACCCTGCTCGGCCTGGTCGTCCAGGCCCTGGCGATGATCCCGTACCTCCGCGAGACCGGCTTCCGCTTCCGCCCGCGCTTCGACTGGAAGGGCCACGGCCTCGGCAAGACGGTCAAGCTGGCCAAGTGGACCGTGCTGTTCGTGCTCGCCAACCAGGCCGGTGTCCTGGTCGTCACCCAGCTCGCCACCGCGGCCGGCGAGGAGTCCGGCAAGAACGGCGCGGGCTTCCTGGCCTACTCCAACGCCCAGCTGATCTGGGGCATGCCGCAGGCCATCATCACCGTCTCCGTCATGGCCGCGCTGCTGCCCCGCATCTCCCGGGCCGCCTCGGACAACGACCCGGGCGCCGTCCGGGACGACATCTCCCAGGGCCTGCGCAACTCGGCCGTGGCGATCGTCCCGGTCTCCTTCGCCTTCCTGGCGCTCGGCGTCCCGATGTGCACCCTGCTCTACGCCTCCAGCGGCGTGCAGGCCGCTCAGGGCATGGGCTTCATCCTGATGGCCTTCGGCCTCGGCCTGATCCCCTACTCCGTCCAGTACGTCGTGCTCCGCGGCTTCTACGCTTACGAGGACACCCGGACGCCCTTCTACAACACGGTCATCGTGGCGGCGGTCAACGCGGCCGCCTCGGCGGTCTGTTACGTCGTGCTCCCGGCCCAGTGGGCCGTCGTCGGCATGGCCGCCTCGTACGGTCTGGCCTACATGGTCGGTGTCGGTGTCGCCTGGCGCCGCCTGCGCAACCGCCTCGGTGGCGACCTCGACGGTGCCCATGTGATGCGTACCTACGCCCGGCTGTGCCTCGCTTCGCTGCCGGCCGCGATCGTCGCCGGAGCGGTCGGCTTCGGCCTTCTGAAGGTGCTGGGCGAAGGGGCCCTCGGCTCGCTGGTGGCGCTGCTCGTGGGCGGAGCGGTCCTGCTCGGCGTCTTCTTCGTCGCCGCCAAGCGCATGCGGATCGCGGAGCTCAACTCCATGGTCGGTATGGTCCGCGGGCGTCTGGGACGCTGA